The DNA window CTCAAGAGGCACGGCGGGCGAAAGAATGGCATCGATGGTTTGTTCGATCGTGAGTTTCCATACCGGGCGCGCCAAGGCAATGGATAGGATCTTCGCGGATTCCATCGGGTCGACCTCTCTCATGGTAAGCTCTACGGATTCAGTCCCTTGAGGTGGTTCCTTCATATGATTTGGCAGGACCCAGGTGCCCTCATCCTCAGCATCCGATCGGGCCACTTTGAGGGGGATGCCGAATTTCCTCGCAAGAGCCGCGGCACGATGCGATAGAACGCCCGCCCCAAGATGACTCAGGACCGCCGCGGCATCATGGCTGATGCGCTTCAGGGGGCGCCCATGAGGCAAGAAACGGGGGTCGGCCGTGAGGATACCCGGCACATCGGTGTAGATCCCACACCAAGGGGCCCCGAAGATAATGGCGAGGGCGACGGCGGTTGTATCCGAACCGCCGCGTCCAAGCGTCGTGATTTCCTTCGCCTCGCTCACACCCTGAAATCCCGCCACGATGACGACACGCCCCCGATTCAGCTCGTGGAGGATGCGGAAGGGGCGGATGGTGCGGATCCGGGCGTCTTGATGCAGAGTGTCGGTGATAATCCCGCTCTGGGAGCCTGTGAAGGAGATGGCGGGGATCCCCAGTTCATGCAGGGCCATCGCCAGCAGGGCCATCGTGATCCGTTCACCGGCGGTGACGAGCATATCCAGCTCACGGCGGGGTGGTTTGCTGCAGAATTCCCGGGCCATCGTCACGAGCTGATCGGTTGTATGGCCCGCGGCGGAAACAACGACCAGGACCCGGTGGCCGGCGCCGACATCGGCGGAGAGCCTGCGGGCCACCGAGCGGAGACGATCCGGCCCATCGACCGAAGTGCCGCCATATTTATGGATTCGAAGCGCCATATCGAGGGGATAGTAGCCGTTTTGGAGATCTTGTGCGAGGGACTCTTTTGTGGCTGGGGATAGGGCATGGGGCGGACGATGATAGATGGGAAGGTCTTGTGGTATTAGGTGTTGCGGTGGGGATGCGGTGGCGCCGGGAGTCTCAGACCTGTAGACCGGATTTATTTCGTAGGTATTGACAGCTGAGGCGGGTGGACCCTAAACTGCAAATCTGTGAAGCCGCTTGCGGCTCTTACGGTGGCCTTTATCTAAGTAGAGCGGGAGTAGCTCAGCCCGGTAGAGCATCACCTTGCCAAGGTGACTGTCGCGAGTTCGAATCTCGTCTCCCGCTCCATTTTTATGCCTCTCTCTCTTGATCCTTTCGGGGCTCCTTCCCCGGGAGGTTTCGTCTCCGGGAGGCGGCATAGCCAAGTGGCTAAGGCGACGGTCTGCAAAACCGTTATTCACCAGTTCGAATCTGGTTGCCGCCTCCAACTTTTACTCCCCGGATCATCTCAAATTTTGGTAAGCTATAATGCAATCACAACTTGCAGCCTGGGAATTGACGATTTTAGAACATGCGACATGGGGAGGGCATCAGAGATGTTGGGCCGCAGAGATTTAATGTTCATCAGTTTATTGCTGTCCTTTTTCGCCTTCTCAGCCGGCTATGCCGATCCCGAGATGGTCACGGTTCCTGCCGGGACTTTCCTCATGGGTGACGGCCACTCCTTCTGCGGCGAAACTCTGCACGAAGTCACGCTCACACGGGATTTCCAACTCGGCCGGTATGAAGTCACCAACCAGGAATATATGGAAGCGGTCCAATGGGCTTATGACAATGGGTATGTGACGGTGACAACCACAAATGTGCTCGATAATTTGGATGGGAGTACAGAGGCCCTTCTGAAGCTGACGAACTACGGCAGTCAAATTGTATTCGATGGGGCCGGCACATTTTATTTGACCGAAACTCCCTACGGTCTGAGCGGCTACCCGCAAGGATATGATCCGTCCCAGCATCCCGTTTTGGAAGTGACCTGGTACGGCGCCGCGCGCTATTGCGATTGGCTGAGTTTGCAGGCCGGTTTGACGCGGGCTTATGAACATTCTGGTGATTGGCTCTGCAACGGGGGCGATCCGTATGGGGCTGAGGGATATCGACTTCCCACCGACGCTGAGTGGGAGTATGCGGCCCAATGGGATGATGAGCGTGAATTTCCCTGGGGGAATGAGGCGCCTGACTGCAATCGTCTGAATTTTAGACCCTATCCCGATTGTGTGGGTTGGACGTCGCCCGTCGGAAATTATCCGGAGGCGCCGGCATCGCTGGGACTCTCGGATATGGCCGGTAATGTTTGGGAGTGGTGCAATGATTGGCTGCTATGTGATCTGGGGACATCCCCTGCGACGGATCCTGTGGGAGGTCCGGCATCGGATTATCGCGTCTATCATGGTGGTTCTTGGTCACACGCTGAACTTTATCAATACAACGCGGGACGATATGCAAACCGCCCTTATTATGGGATAGAAAATGTCGGATTGCGGATTGCCCGGACGATCGATACATCGGATGTTGGTGATCAATCAAGATTGAATACAGCGCCCAAACTACTTGAAGCGAATAGACCCAATCCCTTCATCCGCACGACGCAAATCAGGTACGCGCTGCCATCCAGTGAGTCTCTTGCGAGGGTGTCGATACAGATTTACGATCCCGCGGGACGATGGATCACCACACTGGTTGATTCGCATCAGGGCGCCGGTCGCTACTCCGCCACATGGGATGGCCGGAACCCATCGGGTGAACCCGTCGCCCCAGGCGTCTACTTTATCAATCTTCAGTGGAACGGTATGTCGGAAACAAAGCGGCTGATTTTAGTGCGCTAACTCTGCTTATGACTTTCGGTTCCCCCCGATACCCTTCAGATCGATAGGGTAATTACCCTTTTATTGGCTGATTTAAAGATCCGTCCGCCTGTTACCGATATATTAATGGTCATTCTGTGGTCGGTGAAATGCTGACGAAACGCCCGTGATCGCAGCCAAGGGAAGGTTGATGATGAAACTTTTAATTTATACATTCATGACTCTCTTTGCGATCTCCAGCGCCGTATCGGCTGGATCCAATCAAGGCGTTGTTATGATGGTGCATGGAAATATTAATGGGCTGGAAACAAATGGGGATATTTTTGGAAGCATCCCCGTGCCCTCGAATTGTGAGGACTATTCGACAGAGGCGACCCCTGACGCCGGCGGGGTGGAGTGGTTTCAGATATTAGTCGTCTCGCCGCCTCAGAACACGCCGAATTTTAGTACCATAGCCTTCGGCATCCCATCAAGCTATGACGACCTGGCTTACATTGCTTCCTTCGGGCCGATCAGCCCTGGAGGCCCTCTAATCCCTTTGCCTATTTATACCTCTGGCTGGCCCAATGGCCCAGGATCCAAGGGGGCTGCCATTAGTTGGGCTCCCGGATGTTTTACAGAGCCTGTTCAACCTGTC is part of the Candidatus Eisenbacteria bacterium genome and encodes:
- a CDS encoding aspartate kinase, coding for MALRIHKYGGTSVDGPDRLRSVARRLSADVGAGHRVLVVVSAAGHTTDQLVTMAREFCSKPPRRELDMLVTAGERITMALLAMALHELGIPAISFTGSQSGIITDTLHQDARIRTIRPFRILHELNRGRVVIVAGFQGVSEAKEITTLGRGGSDTTAVALAIIFGAPWCGIYTDVPGILTADPRFLPHGRPLKRISHDAAAVLSHLGAGVLSHRAAALARKFGIPLKVARSDAEDEGTWVLPNHMKEPPQGTESVELTMREVDPMESAKILSIALARPVWKLTIEQTIDAILSPAVPLEDLGRPLILHEEGTATGHSRHLIFEGDPPAGLPEGMAARGALALLSLVGEGTMVDPAVVDKARDALAHHQCRILGVYAQGLALSFLINKDESDAAIKVMHKTFIESV
- a CDS encoding SUMF1/EgtB/PvdO family nonheme iron enzyme, with product MLGRRDLMFISLLLSFFAFSAGYADPEMVTVPAGTFLMGDGHSFCGETLHEVTLTRDFQLGRYEVTNQEYMEAVQWAYDNGYVTVTTTNVLDNLDGSTEALLKLTNYGSQIVFDGAGTFYLTETPYGLSGYPQGYDPSQHPVLEVTWYGAARYCDWLSLQAGLTRAYEHSGDWLCNGGDPYGAEGYRLPTDAEWEYAAQWDDEREFPWGNEAPDCNRLNFRPYPDCVGWTSPVGNYPEAPASLGLSDMAGNVWEWCNDWLLCDLGTSPATDPVGGPASDYRVYHGGSWSHAELYQYNAGRYANRPYYGIENVGLRIARTIDTSDVGDQSRLNTAPKLLEANRPNPFIRTTQIRYALPSSESLARVSIQIYDPAGRWITTLVDSHQGAGRYSATWDGRNPSGEPVAPGVYFINLQWNGMSETKRLILVR